The genomic interval ACATCAGCACCGAGGGCGTGCGCACGACCTGCGGCTCGGAGATGCTCGACGACTACGTGCCGCCCTACGACGCGACCGTCGTCGAACGCCTGAAGGCGGCGGGTGCGACCGTCGTCGGCAAGGCCAACATGGACGAGTTCGGGATGGGCTCGACCACCGAGACCTCGGCGTTCGGTCCGGTCGACAACCCCGCCGCGCCCGGCCGGGTCCCCGGCGGTTCGTCGGGCGGGAGCGCGGCCGCGGTCGCCGCGGGCGCGGCCGACCTCGCGCTCGGGTCCGATACGGGCGGGTCGGTCCGCAACCCCGCGGCGTTCTGCGGCGTGGTCGGCATCAAGCCCACCTACGGGCTGGTCTCGCGCTACGGCCTCGTTGCCTACGCCAACAGCCTCGAACAGATCGGCCCGCTCGCGCCCACAGTCGAGGCTGCCGCCGAACTGCTGGACGTAATCGCTGGCCCGGACGAGCGCGACGCCACGACGCGCGAGGAAGGAGCCGACAGCGACTACGCCGGGGCCGCCGACGGCGACGTCGGCGGGACGACCGTCGGCGTCCCCACCGAACTCGTGGAGGGCGCAGACGAGGGCGTCGTCGAGCGCTTCGAGGAAGCGCTCGACGACCTCCGCGCGCAGGGCGCGACGGTCGAGGAGGTCTCGCTCCCCTCGGTCGAGCACGCGGTGGAAGCCTACTACGTCATCGCGATGTCGGAGGCCTCCTCGAACCTCGCGCGCTTCGACGGCGTCCGGTACGGAAATTCCGGCGGCTTCGAAGGCAACTGGAACGAGGCGTTCAGCGAGTCCCGCGAGGCCTTCGGCGAGGAGGTCAAGCGACGCATCCTGCTGGGCACCTACGCGCTCTCGGCGGGCTACCACGACAAGTACTACAAGCAGGCCCAGAACGCCCGAGCGTGGGTCAAGCAGGACTTCGACGAGGCGTTCGCCGACGTGGACGTGCTGGCGAGCCCCACGATGCCGACCCCGCCGTTCGAGCGGGGCGAGAGTCTGGACGACCCGCTCCAGATGTACCTCGCCGACGCCAACACCGTGCCGGTGAATCTGGCCGACCTGCCCGCCATCTCGGTTCCTGCTGGCGAAGTCGAGGGCGGCCCGGTCGGCATCCAGTTCGTCGGCCCGGCGTTCGGCGAGGAGGAGATCATCCGGGTCGGGAGTGCGGTGGAGAACTGACGAGAGGCGACGCTCCGCGTTCTCGGTGGATCAGTCGACCACTTCTACGTCGAACTTGGCCGTCCAGCGATAGCGCCGCCCGCCCCAGACGAAGGTGGGCCGGAGCAGGCCGTAGGCCAAAAGCGGGACCGACAGCATCACCGCGGGATACGCGAGCAGGAACGTCCACCGACGGAGGCCGAACCCGGCGTACAGCACTGCGAGCAACGCGGTCAGGACGACGGCCGCCGGAAGCGGTGCCAGCAGTCCGCTCGCGGTCGCGAGCGTCCCGAGGGCCGCGTTGAACGCGCTCCCCGCGGGGTCGTGGTACCGGGCGATCTTGGTGAACCGGACGTGGCGCTCGACGGACTCGCGGAGGGTACCGCCGACCTCGACGCGACGGACTCGCTTGACGGGCGTCACGTCGATACGGTCGGTGAGCAGGCCGTCGTCGCTGACGGTTCGGCGGAGGTCCTCGACGAAGGCGTCCTCGTCGGGGAGGTCGTCGCGCTCGAAGACGACCGCACCGGCCCACGCGATTCCCCCGCCGTAGACGCCAGCCGTGCCCGCGATGGCGTACAGCGGTTCGAGGAGGACCGCGAGCGGGTCGCGACCGACGAAGAACGGGAGCTCGGTCGTCGGGCCGTGACGGTCGTAGTCGTCGTGTAGCCGGTCGAGCCAGTCGCCGGGGTGCTCGAAGTCGTCGTCCGTCCACACGATGCGGTCGTTGTCGGCGGCCTCCATCCCGGCGGCGATGGCGTTGGCCTTCCCTGAACAGCCCGCGGGGTCGCCAGCGACGACGAGTCGCGCCCGTTCGGGGAACTCTCCGGTCCGGTCGGTGACGGGGTCGGTCTCGGCGTCGCAGACGACGAGGAGTTCGTCCGAGGGGCCGAGCTGGTCGCCGACCTCCTCGATGACGGGCGTCCACGAGACGGCGGGAAGGAGAACGCTCGTCGGGGGGCGCGAGGACATGTGTCGATATCCGAAATCCGAGGACCAAAACCGGCACGGTTCCGTTCGCTCACCCGACAGCTCCGGTCTGGTCGGGTCGTCTGCCCGGGGTCCGGTGAACTTTTCACGCGTC from Halorussus salilacus carries:
- the gatA gene encoding Asp-tRNA(Asn)/Glu-tRNA(Gln) amidotransferase subunit GatA; the protein is MSTDHNIFVTEETVEGESEGPLADATVAVKDNISTEGVRTTCGSEMLDDYVPPYDATVVERLKAAGATVVGKANMDEFGMGSTTETSAFGPVDNPAAPGRVPGGSSGGSAAAVAAGAADLALGSDTGGSVRNPAAFCGVVGIKPTYGLVSRYGLVAYANSLEQIGPLAPTVEAAAELLDVIAGPDERDATTREEGADSDYAGAADGDVGGTTVGVPTELVEGADEGVVERFEEALDDLRAQGATVEEVSLPSVEHAVEAYYVIAMSEASSNLARFDGVRYGNSGGFEGNWNEAFSESREAFGEEVKRRILLGTYALSAGYHDKYYKQAQNARAWVKQDFDEAFADVDVLASPTMPTPPFERGESLDDPLQMYLADANTVPVNLADLPAISVPAGEVEGGPVGIQFVGPAFGEEEIIRVGSAVEN
- a CDS encoding glycosyltransferase — its product is MSSRPPTSVLLPAVSWTPVIEEVGDQLGPSDELLVVCDAETDPVTDRTGEFPERARLVVAGDPAGCSGKANAIAAGMEAADNDRIVWTDDDFEHPGDWLDRLHDDYDRHGPTTELPFFVGRDPLAVLLEPLYAIAGTAGVYGGGIAWAGAVVFERDDLPDEDAFVEDLRRTVSDDGLLTDRIDVTPVKRVRRVEVGGTLRESVERHVRFTKIARYHDPAGSAFNAALGTLATASGLLAPLPAAVVLTALLAVLYAGFGLRRWTFLLAYPAVMLSVPLLAYGLLRPTFVWGGRRYRWTAKFDVEVVD